Below is a genomic region from Bartonella harrusi.
TATTATGGGGATTTATTTTAAAATTACAAGAGATTTTCATTAAAAAGAAACCTTACAAATTGGTAAGGAACAGGCGTATTTTGGGTAAAATATTATGTCTTTTTTGTGATATTTTGCGCAAGGAAAAGTATTAAATATGCGTCTTAAAATTTCTCATCTCAATGATGTAATGTAAAATTCATGAGGCATAACCATTTTTGCGTTTATGAAGATTAAATGAGTCTCAATCATTATATTTTCAGCTTACAATATTACACTTGTACAGTTCATCAGAGGTCTATTGGATTTTTTTACAGCATTTTAGACAAATGCTAAAACATCTATTCATCTGTTCTTAAACGCTTTTTTGTATTTCGGAACCAGAGGCATTAACGCTTTGAATCTATTAACGAAAAAATACGCCAAAAGGGGGATAACAATGAGATCAAAAGAGCAATAAATGGCAAATCTCTAAATAGAACGGTTGTAGCTATAAAACGACATAGGGAAAAAGTAAGAAAATGTTATTTAAAAAAAGAGGGCTCATTTGATGCTCTAAAAACAGAGTTTTTTACAAAATTCTTGTGAAAAACAGTAAGATTTCCAAAACATAAGACAGAAAGATATCTTTGTTTTACTCAACATATCAAAGAGACATTTTTGAAGGCACCCAAGCCCATTTCACGCTGCCGCTCATGAAGGGTATAGCGGTAAATCCATTATGCACCACCATTTTTACGCTTATGAAGGAGCTGCACCATCGTACTGTTTACTAGTCCCCAATGTCACAGCTCTTGCATTAAAACGATTCATAAAGGACATTTTTACGTCTTTTTAGTGTTTTTTACCCACATAATACTTCCTGATGTGTAAGGAGATGGTTTTGATTGATTCAATATGTGCAGGATTAAAATAAAGGAATCTTAGGATATTCGGGGCTCTCATTTGACATGGAAAACGATGAATTATCATTATAAATCAATTTATTATCCGAATAAATACCATTATCTTGAGTCAATAAACAGCTTTTATTCAGAAAATGTATGATTAGAATGACGTTTTGTTTTTATCCAAGTCCGCAATTCTTCAAAAAGTATAGCTATAACACCGAGAGTGATAAAACTATCGGCAAGATTGAAAATAGCAAAATAAAAAATATCATCGATATGAAAAAGTATATAATCCGTGACATGGTGAAAGCGGATACGGTCAATAAGATTGCCAATTGCCCCTCCAATGATAAGGGTAAAACCAAAACGCGTTAAAGATTTATGATATTCAGTGTTTTTCCAGAGCCAGAAAAGGAAAAGAAGAACAGCAAATGTAATGGCAATAAGCCCCCAATGAGAAAAAGAAGAAAAAAACGAAAATGCAATGCCAGAATTACGCACATGATAAAGAGAAAGGAAAGGAAGGAGGGGTTTCTCTGTTCCTAGAAGCATATTGTGCATGACCCAGTATTTGACCGCTTGGTCAATTGCTACTGTAAATGCTAAACCAAGGAGAAAAAAAGGCAGAGATTTACGAATCATATTGTGGCCTCACATGTTACAGTGTTAAATAAGGACGGCGGATTTCATAAAGCATGAGAGCTGTTGCTATCGCTAAATTAAGAGAATCAGCGCGTCCACTTTGTGGAATGCGTGCGAGTTTATCACAACGATTCGTAAGAATATCTGATAATCCTTGTTTTTCATTTCCCATGAGAAGTATAACGGGGCCATTTTTGAAGTTAATTTTCCTATAATCAGTAGAACCTTTGAGATGTGTGCCAACAACCATAGCTTTTAAATTTTTAGACCAATTTACAAAGGTATTTTCATCACAGCGATAAAGAGGTATGGCAAAAATTGATCCCATAGTTGCTCGTACTGTTTCCGGTGAGAAGGGGTCTGTTGCCTCACCGATTAAAATAACGCCTTTAGCTCCTACAGCATCAGCTGTGCGAATAATGGTACCGAGATTTCCAGGATCACGCACCCGATCAAGGGCAACATAAACATCTTCGATTTGTTCTTTTATTGTTTCAAGTGGTTGCCACTGTTGTTTAAAAATACCAATCACTGTTTGTGGATTATCGCGGCGGGTGATGGATTCCATCACCTTTTGTGAAGCTTTAATGACAAAACCACCATTGGCTACAGTGTGTGCAGCGGTATTTTCAATGGCGGTATTACCGGTGATGCTTTTAGAAAAAATAAGTGTCTGTATTGTCCAACCGAGATTGAGAGCATCAATCACCAATTTCAGTCCTTCAGCCATGAAAAGACCTTCTTGATTCCTGTTTTTCTTTTGATTGAGTGCTCGAAGATTTTTAATAATGGGATTGCTAAGGGAGGTAATTTCTTTAACCTTACCAGTTTTTTGTAGAGACATATTCAGGCAACCCAACGACTAAAAAGAGAAGTAGAAAGGGCGCGTCCAGCGGCTTCTTCACGCAAGATCAATTCTCCTGATTCGACTGTACCGCCGAGATTTATTAATTCATCACGCATTAAAGCATGAAGTGCATAGAAAGAAGCGCGAATAGAATAAGCTGTCAAGACAATAGAAAGAGGGTTATCAGAGAGAAGTTTACGACAGTTTGTGATCATAGCTGGTAAATTGTCGAACAGTTGCCAGATTTCGCCATGGGGACCACGCCCATATGCAGGAGGATCAAGAAGAATCATATCGTAAGTTTTTTTACGACGCAGTTCGCGTTCGACAAATTTTACAGCGTCATCACAAATCCAACGAATAGAGCGATCTGACAATCCTGCTTTTTCTTGATTGGTTTTTGCCCAAGCAATGGCTTTTTTAGAAGCATCAACATGTGTAACATTTGCACCTGCGCGCGCACCAATCAAAGAAGCAATCCCTGTGTAGCCAAAAAGATTGAGCACTTTAACCGGTCGTGTCGCTTTAACAATTTGTTCTTCGATAAAACGCCAATGGGCATCTTGTTCAGGAAAGACCCCCACGTGGCGAAAGGAAGTAAAACGACCAAGAAAAGACAGTCCATTCCAAGTAAGTGGCCAAGTTTCACCCAGTGGTTTTTTGGGGAAATGCCAACGACCAACCCCTTCTTCTTCTCGATTGCCGGTGAAAAGAGCATCAACATCAGTCCACTGCTTTTGTGATAAAGCAGGTTTCCATAATGCTTGACCTTCAGGACGAATAATATGGTAAGTTCCATAACGCTCTAATTTTTGTCCATTCCCAGAATCAATGAGAGCATAATCTGCGCTCACACCTGCTTCTAAAATAAGCGGTAACTTTTCCTGCGGATATTTATCGCTATGGTGCATTTGAAAATATTGTGCAAGCATATTCAGTATCACGATACAGATATTTAAAAACGGGTGTCAAAAGACTTTTAAATTTTTCTAAAATAACATTACACCACATCTGTGATCGATTTTTTCAGTTTCTCGAGCTCGGCTTTACTTTTTTTGAGAGCCTTTTTGCATTTATGACATGCAAACCAATTCATGAGGTTTCCTAATAAAATACCAAAACCAAAAAAAATAAAGAGCCATATAGAAAAAGGGGCGTGATAAGTAAAACTTTCAGAATTTGACCGAAAAGGATCAAGAGTTAATGCAACCATCTGACGATTCGCTATGATAAAAGCAACGAAAAGAACAGTAGGAATCAGCAAAGCAATTGCTGAAAGGGTACGTTTAATTGACATAAATTTTACTCATTGATTAAGCCGATCACGCAGTTCCTTTCCAGTTTTGAAAAAAGGAATCCATTTTTCTTCAACGACAACGGCTTCCCCTGTTCGTGGATTACGGCCGTTACGGGCTGAACGGCTTTTAACAGAAAAAGCTCCAAAACCGCGAAGTTCAACACGATTACCATTTGCAAGTGCTGTTGAAATTTCCTCAAAAATAGCGTTCACAATATTTTCCACATCACGTTGAAAAAGATGTGGGTTTTGACGGGCGATAATTTGCACAAGCTCTGATTTAACCAAAATAGCCTCTCTTTCATACAAAAAGGTTTTTATAATCGTGCATTTCATACACGCATATTACAACATATAAATGGTTAAAAGCAAAATAAAACCAAGAAAAAATAAATTGCAAGAAACAAAATTTGAAAATACATCTTATAGGGGGTATACAGGTTGCAAAAGCACGGAGTGTTTGAGAGATTAAGGTAGTATGTCCGTAAACAATCATTATGAAGACATTTTAACAAAATCATCCTTTGGGGATGTTTTTAAAAAAGCTTCTCGCCATTCGCGTTACATTCGTCTATTAAAATTTTTTTTACCTCTTTTGGCACTGGTTGCGGCACTTATTTTCTGCTGGTTTACATTTTTCTTAGCACCTGTTGCTTCTGATCCTGCTCCTTTAAATGAAGAGGCAGAGATAATGAAATTGACGATGCTCAATCCCAAATTAGAAGGTTATACGCGTTCTCATGAACCTTATTGGCTAAAAGCAGAGAAAGCATTTCAAGATCGTACCCACTCCGGAGTGATCAATTTGCAAAATATTACAGCTGAAGCGCTTATGGGCAAGCAAAGACGGGTTTTTCTTGATGCGCAAGGGGGCGTTTACGATAATATTAATGGTTTTTTACAGTTGGATAAGCCATTTACTATTACAACAAATGATGGGATGACTGTACAATTTATGGCAGCAAATATTAATTTGTCTGAAGGGCAGTTAAACACAGATCAACCTGTTAATATTCAACGCGCAGGTTTTCATCTTATCGCAAACGCTTTGCAGATTCGAGAAAAAGGGCAAAACATGTACTTTCATGGTGGTGTGCATTTGGTGCTTGACAAGCAATAAGAGAGTTTCAATACAAATTTGCAGTGGTTGTTATGAAAGAGAAGGATGTGTGTGTTTGACAGAAAAATGTGGGATGATGGAATGAAGCCGAGGAAATCATACAAAAAGTGGAGAAGTTTTTCTTTGGCTTTAAGCTTGGGAATGTTAGGGTTTGGAGCAGTTTTAGGATATGCTGAAGGTGCGCATTTTGGGATTAATTTATCAAATGATAAAAAACCTGTAGAACTCTATGCAAATTCTTTAGAAATACGTGATAAAGAAGGAATAGCGCTCTTTAAAGGTGATGTTTCGGTCGTTCAAGGTGAACGTATTCTGCGAACGGCAAAATTAGTTGTTTACTACGATAAGGCACATAAAGCTGTTCGGAAGGATCAAGAAGATACAAAGACATCCTCCCCTGCGTTGTTTGGCTCGACGGGTGTTAAGAAAATGGAAGCTTTAGGAAAAGTTTATATAAAAATTGCCACACAAGTCGCGACAGGTGACAAGGGTGTTTTTGATAGTAAGTCAAAAACAATGCGTTTGACAGGAAAGAATGTTACATTAACCGACGGCGATAATGTAGCAACAGGATGTAAATTAACAGCAGATATGGAAAGCGGAAAGGCTTTTCTAGAAGGGTGTGAGACATCCGAGAAAAAAGGTCGTGTTTCCATTATTTTTAAACAAAGTCAAAAGGATGGCCATTAAGGTTTCATGTTTGGAATCAAGAGAAAAAAACAGACGAACAAACATGACCTTGCAAGTGAAACTTTAAGAAAGCGCTTAAAGGGAACCCTCATTGCCAGTCATTTGATGAAAGTTTACCGAGGAAGACAGGTTGTTAATGGTGTTTCTTTTGGTGTTCGTACAGGGGAATCTGTTGGTATTCTAGGTCCCAATGGTGCAGGCAAAACAACATGTTTTTATATGGTTACGGGACTTATTAAATCGGATGGAGGAACCATTAAAATTGATGGATTTGATGTTACCCATCTACCGATGTATAGACGTGCTCGTTTAGGCATAGGGTATCTTCCACAAGAAGCATCGATTTTTCGCGGTCTTTCCGTAGAAGACAACATTAAAGCTGTTTTGGAATGTGTCGAAAAAGACCGCCTCAAACGGCGAGAAGAGTTAGATAGCCTTTTACATGAATTTAAAATTGATCATTTACGCAAGATGCCAGCTCTCTCTTTATCAGGGGGAGAGCGTCGACGACTTGAAATTGCACGAGCATTAGCTTCTCGCCCTCATTTTATGTTACTTGACGAACCGTTTGCAGGAATTGATCCTATCGCCATTTTTGATATTCAACAGCTTATTCGTTATTTAACGCAGCGTGGAATTGGTGTTTTGATAACGGATCATAACGTGCGTGAAACATTAGGTCTTGTCGACCGTGCTTATATCATTCACGCGGGACGTGTGTTAGTTCACGGTCATCCTAACGATATCATCAACAACGCTGATGTACGCAGAATTTATTTGGGAAATCAGTTTTCTCTCTGATTTTACAGTTTCAAAGAGTTTTCCTTAAGCTTAAACGGGATAGAATGAGTACAAGTGCTCCATTTTTGTATATCCAGACACTGAAACATCCATTACCCAAAAGAGATTGAGACTCTCTTTTGATTTTATAGGGAATGCGCTATGTATGTTCATAACATAACAAGCAATAATTATTGATACATCACAGGGAAAATAATTATATTGCAGGAGCTATAATTATGTTGTTGAGAAACTCCTTATTTGTGCCAAAACTTTTTTTACAATTAACCTTTTGAACTTAATTTTTGTTCAATGTAAAAGAATATTAGGCTGATATAATTTTATTATTTTATAGGTTGAGTTTGCTTTTGAGTATACCATGGAAAAGATATTACTAGATTAACCTGATAATGAATGGTAAACGAGGCTTTAAGTAAATGCGCGTATTGCTAAAAGGTGTGTCGTATTGATAATGCTTTTCCTTATTGAATTAAACAACAGATCAATGGCACTGTTTCGGATATTTTTATGGTAGCATCATGGGTTACATATATTACAGTTTTCAAACAGGATTTTTGAGATTTTGTTGGTTTGCATTGCGTATTTAAAAGCGAGTATAAGACAGCAGATATTAATCTAAAAATGTAACGTTTTTTTTAAGAGTTGTTGATCGACTTAAAACTTTTTTTAATCATTTTAGTTGGACAGTACTCAAGCTGCGCAGAGATTGTCAAAGTAAGATACCACTTTGCCTCGGTATGCTTCTCATTTTATTAGGAGTTAGGTTTTAAAAGGAAAAGGAAAATCTGATGAGAAATTATACATTAGCTCTTGTGACAAAAAGATCGAATGATAGTCTTTGAGCGTTTCATAGAGAGATGAATTTTATGGACAATGTCATTTCTTTTTTTGTCATGCTATTAATGAGGAGCTGAGTAACTATTTATTGTTGCACAGATAGTGACATAAGATGAATGATCCATCACCCATTATAAATTGAAAATAAAGTCCCATACGATGATGCAAGAAAGTGAAAGAACTTTAATCCACGCCGTTTACGAATTTTTTGGTGAGCGTTTGAGCGTGTAAAAGGAAAATTAAAATATGAATTTGAGTGAGTTAATTGCACCGGAAGCAATTATTCCGGCTCTTAAAGCGAATTCGAAGAAACAAGTTCTACAAATTTTATCTGAAAGAGCTGCTGAGCTGACAGGTTTAAGTGAACGTGTAATTTTTGATATTGTTTTGCAACGTGAAAAACTAGGATCAACAGGTTTGGGGAGTGGTATTGCGATTCCACATGGAAAACTGCCTGATATGAACCGAATCATTGGTATATTTGCGCGCCTTGAAAACCCTGTTGATTTTGAAGCTCTTGATGATGAGCCTATAGATCTTATTTTTCTCCTTTTAGCGCCTGAGAACGCTGGTGCAGACCACTTAAAGGCTTTATCGCAGATTGCGCGTGTTTTGCGTCATGCTGATGTTGTGCAAAAATTGCGCAATACGCATGATGCTCATACGCTTTATACTTTATTAATTCAAAATTCAGAATCAAATGCAGCTTAAACACACCGTGGTGTACATTGCAGAAGTGTACCACAGAGCAGGTTGGAAAATGATACGGTTTGTATATTAGTGTCGCTACTCATATCATGTGGTTTAAAAGAAATTTTCATCAAGAAGAAACTCCGCTTTAAAAAACAGCAACATCCTTCATCTTTTGTTATTTTTGTAGGCGAAACATTGATTGTTCTGCTCTTAGATCTTGTTTGTCCGTAAACGAGGCTTTTATAGGTTAAAATGGTTTCATCTTTAAAATTCAAAGAGAGATAAGGGATATCGTGTTCTCTGTATAAAAGAGTGAGAAAGATTATCTTTTAAAGTGTAGATTTTGTTTAAATGTTTGTTTCTGTTTACAATCAATACGCAAGAAGTAATTTTGTAGAGTAGACATGAAAATGATAGGTTTTGGATTAAACAAGAGAATTTTTCTGTGCGTACAAGCTTGTTTAATCACCATTTAATTGATGAAAAGGTTATTCAAAAAATGATAGGGAGGGGATGAGAAAGGCTTGGAAAAGAAAAAAGTTTGATATCTTGTTATAAATTACATCAAAACGAAATGATAATCTTTTATTAAATGAACTCTTTAGACGTTCTCAGTAAAGAAAAGGTGGATTTTTTCGAATCGGTTTAAATAGGATGGTTAAGCTGATTTAGATTATTGGAATCACATCAAAAATTGACAAATTAAGATGATAATA
It encodes:
- a CDS encoding lipopolysaccharide assembly protein LapA domain-containing protein, with translation MSIKRTLSAIALLIPTVLFVAFIIANRQMVALTLDPFRSNSESFTYHAPFSIWLFIFFGFGILLGNLMNWFACHKCKKALKKSKAELEKLKKSITDVV
- the ihfB gene encoding integration host factor subunit beta, giving the protein MVKSELVQIIARQNPHLFQRDVENIVNAIFEEISTALANGNRVELRGFGAFSVKSRSARNGRNPRTGEAVVVEEKWIPFFKTGKELRDRLNQ
- the lspA gene encoding signal peptidase II; this translates as MIRKSLPFFLLGLAFTVAIDQAVKYWVMHNMLLGTEKPLLPFLSLYHVRNSGIAFSFFSSFSHWGLIAITFAVLLFLFWLWKNTEYHKSLTRFGFTLIIGGAIGNLIDRIRFHHVTDYILFHIDDIFYFAIFNLADSFITLGVIAILFEELRTWIKTKRHSNHTFSE
- the lptC gene encoding LPS export ABC transporter periplasmic protein LptC gives rise to the protein MSVNNHYEDILTKSSFGDVFKKASRHSRYIRLLKFFLPLLALVAALIFCWFTFFLAPVASDPAPLNEEAEIMKLTMLNPKLEGYTRSHEPYWLKAEKAFQDRTHSGVINLQNITAEALMGKQRRVFLDAQGGVYDNINGFLQLDKPFTITTNDGMTVQFMAANINLSEGQLNTDQPVNIQRAGFHLIANALQIREKGQNMYFHGGVHLVLDKQ
- the ptsN gene encoding PTS IIA-like nitrogen regulatory protein PtsN, with product MNLSELIAPEAIIPALKANSKKQVLQILSERAAELTGLSERVIFDIVLQREKLGSTGLGSGIAIPHGKLPDMNRIIGIFARLENPVDFEALDDEPIDLIFLLLAPENAGADHLKALSQIARVLRHADVVQKLRNTHDAHTLYTLLIQNSESNAA
- the lptB gene encoding LPS export ABC transporter ATP-binding protein: MFGIKRKKQTNKHDLASETLRKRLKGTLIASHLMKVYRGRQVVNGVSFGVRTGESVGILGPNGAGKTTCFYMVTGLIKSDGGTIKIDGFDVTHLPMYRRARLGIGYLPQEASIFRGLSVEDNIKAVLECVEKDRLKRREELDSLLHEFKIDHLRKMPALSLSGGERRRLEIARALASRPHFMLLDEPFAGIDPIAIFDIQQLIRYLTQRGIGVLITDHNVRETLGLVDRAYIIHAGRVLVHGHPNDIINNADVRRIYLGNQFSL
- a CDS encoding LptA/OstA family protein; translated protein: MKPRKSYKKWRSFSLALSLGMLGFGAVLGYAEGAHFGINLSNDKKPVELYANSLEIRDKEGIALFKGDVSVVQGERILRTAKLVVYYDKAHKAVRKDQEDTKTSSPALFGSTGVKKMEALGKVYIKIATQVATGDKGVFDSKSKTMRLTGKNVTLTDGDNVATGCKLTADMESGKAFLEGCETSEKKGRVSIIFKQSQKDGH
- a CDS encoding class I SAM-dependent methyltransferase — translated: MLAQYFQMHHSDKYPQEKLPLILEAGVSADYALIDSGNGQKLERYGTYHIIRPEGQALWKPALSQKQWTDVDALFTGNREEEGVGRWHFPKKPLGETWPLTWNGLSFLGRFTSFRHVGVFPEQDAHWRFIEEQIVKATRPVKVLNLFGYTGIASLIGARAGANVTHVDASKKAIAWAKTNQEKAGLSDRSIRWICDDAVKFVERELRRKKTYDMILLDPPAYGRGPHGEIWQLFDNLPAMITNCRKLLSDNPLSIVLTAYSIRASFYALHALMRDELINLGGTVESGELILREEAAGRALSTSLFSRWVA
- a CDS encoding TrmH family RNA methyltransferase, which produces MSLQKTGKVKEITSLSNPIIKNLRALNQKKNRNQEGLFMAEGLKLVIDALNLGWTIQTLIFSKSITGNTAIENTAAHTVANGGFVIKASQKVMESITRRDNPQTVIGIFKQQWQPLETIKEQIEDVYVALDRVRDPGNLGTIIRTADAVGAKGVILIGEATDPFSPETVRATMGSIFAIPLYRCDENTFVNWSKNLKAMVVGTHLKGSTDYRKINFKNGPVILLMGNEKQGLSDILTNRCDKLARIPQSGRADSLNLAIATALMLYEIRRPYLTL